In one window of Nicotiana tabacum cultivar K326 chromosome 12, ASM71507v2, whole genome shotgun sequence DNA:
- the LOC107771547 gene encoding uncharacterized protein LOC107771547 has translation MDAACRILPLAYTVVDSENDASWKWFFEKFKHAYGEKPNMCVVSDRNESILKATSIVYTGMPHYACMRHILTYIKSKFTKGHLKLSELYFATARSYTLDEFNERLSKIEEIDMHVKAYLYDIGYHRWSRVHATVNKTWTMTSNIAESLNAVTKDAREMPIVELLEYMRTILERWTNEKLLKANGTFTYLRKKYNKELEDNRPLSRKMRVRASTDHIRTVIDGVKHFIVCLQNKRCSYGQFQLDELPCAHALAALRHKNESYENYCSPYYTMESLLHTYEIPVDPLPDESKWNVP, from the exons ATGGATGCAGCAT GTAGAATATTACCATTGGCTTACACTGTTGTTGATTCAGAAAATGACGCATCATGGAAGTGGTTTTTTGAGAAATTCAAACATGCGTATGGTGAAAAACcaaatatgtgtgttgtttcgGATCGGAATGAGAGTATCTTGAAGGCAACATCTATTGTTTATACCGGCATGCCACATTATGCTTGTATGCGGCATATTTTGACATATATAAAGTCAAAGTTCACGAAGGGTCATCTAAAGTTAAGCGAATTGTACTTTGCCACGGCACGATCATACACgcttgatgaatttaatgaaagattatcaaagatTGAAGAGATCGATATGCATGTTAAAGCATACCTATACGATATTGGCTATCACAGATGGTCTCGGGTACATGCTACGGTGAACAAAACGTGGACGATGACATCAAACATTGCAGAGTCATTGAATGCGGTAACAAAAGATGCAAGAGAGATGCCCATAGTAGAACTATTAGAGTACATGAGGACTATTCTTGAACGTTGGACTAATGAAAAGTTATTGAAAGCAAATGGTACATTCACATACCTTAggaaaaaatacaacaaagagttgGAGGACAACAGGCCATTATCGCGAAAAATGAGA GTGAGGGCTTCAACAGATCACATCCGTACAGTGATAGATGGTGTGAAGCACTTTATTGTTTGTCTTCAAAACAAGAGATGTAGTTATGGACAATTCCAGCTTGATGAACTTCCTTGTGCACATGCTTTGGCGGCTTTGAGGCACAAGAATGAGTCTTATGAAAACTATTGTTCTCCTTATTATACGATGGAGAGCCTTTTGCATACTTATGAAATACCAGTAGACCCATTGCCTGATGAAAGCAAATGGAATGTGCCATAA